A single window of Streptomyces sudanensis DNA harbors:
- the pxpB gene encoding 5-oxoprolinase subunit PxpB, whose translation MRALEVGERALLLEFGDGEETRAFHAELLRRRAAGALAAVREVVPAARTVLLDGVDDPGRLAAEVAGWEVPPLEADRAPLVEVPVRYDGPDLEEVAAMWGVAPGEVGRIHAAAGYRVAFCGFAPGFGYLTGLPERYAVPRRATPRTAVPAGSVALAGPYTGVYPRSSPGGWRLVGTTDAVLWDPEREPPALLSPGLRVRFVEEGA comes from the coding sequence GGAGGTGGGCGAGCGGGCCCTGCTGCTGGAGTTCGGCGACGGCGAGGAGACCCGGGCGTTCCACGCCGAGCTGCTGAGGAGGCGGGCGGCGGGCGCGCTGGCGGCCGTGCGGGAGGTCGTCCCGGCCGCGCGGACGGTCCTCCTCGACGGGGTGGACGACCCCGGGCGGCTGGCCGCGGAGGTCGCCGGGTGGGAGGTGCCGCCGCTGGAGGCGGACCGGGCGCCCCTGGTGGAGGTGCCGGTCCGGTACGACGGGCCGGACCTGGAGGAGGTCGCCGCGATGTGGGGGGTGGCGCCCGGGGAGGTGGGCCGGATCCACGCGGCCGCCGGGTACCGGGTGGCGTTCTGCGGGTTCGCTCCCGGCTTCGGGTACCTGACCGGGCTGCCGGAGCGGTACGCGGTCCCGCGCAGGGCCACCCCGCGCACGGCCGTCCCGGCGGGCTCGGTCGCCCTGGCCGGGCCGTACACGGGGGTCTACCCGCGCTCGTCGCCCGGCGGGTGGCGGCTCGTCGGGACGACCGACGCCGTGCTGTGGGACCCGGAGCGGGAACCGCCGGCGCTGCTGTCGCCGGGGCTGCGGGTGCGGTTCGTCGAGGAGGGGGCGTGA